In the genome of Capra hircus breed San Clemente chromosome 5, ASM170441v1, whole genome shotgun sequence, one region contains:
- the IL22 gene encoding interleukin-22 precursor, protein MAALQKYVSSPLGAALAAGCLLVMVLCAQGGAAAPITSHCRLNKSDFQEPYIFNHTFTLAQEASLADNITDVRLIGNKLFQGINQVTKRCYVLKQVLNFILEEVLFPRSDEFHPHMKKVVPFFSKLSKKLSQCHIENDNEHIQRNVQNLKNTVKKLGESGEIKVIGELNLLFITLKRECAQVEQGWKMDY, encoded by the exons ATGGCTGCCCTGCAGAAGTATGTGAGCTCTCCCCTCGGGGCCGCTCTGGCCGCTGGCTGCCTCCTTGTCATGGTGCTGTGCGCCCAGGGAGGAGCGGCTGCACCCATCACGTCGCACTGTAGGCTCAACAAGTCCGACTTCCAGGAGCCCTACATCTTCAACCACACCTTCACTCTGGCTCAGGAG GCTAGTTTGGCAGATAACATCACAGATGTTCGTCTCATTGGGAACAAATTGTTCCAGGGAATCAAT cagGTGACGAAGCGCTGCTATGTGCTGAAGCAGGTGCTGAACTTTATTCTTGAAGAGGTGCTGTTCCCCCGATCCGATGAATTCCACCCCCATATGAAGAAGGTGGTGCCCTTCTTCTCCAAGCTCAGCAAAAAGCTAAGCCAATGC CATATTGAGAATGACAACGAGCACATCCAGAGAAACGTACAGAATCTGAAGAACACAGTGAAAAAG CTTGGAGAGAGCGGAGAGATCAAAGTCATTGGAGAACTGAACTTGCTGTTTATAACCCTGAAACGTGAATGTGCTCAAGTAGAGCAAGGCTGGAAAATGGATTACTAA